In the genome of Mytilus edulis chromosome 3, xbMytEdul2.2, whole genome shotgun sequence, one region contains:
- the LOC139517211 gene encoding protein farnesyltransferase subunit beta-like has translation MDQSFRCISIDSEKFNDNSITTNTSEEQSSVEESISQFYKNFKSRISSKEEIEPAANSLPKLNRDLHLSYLKKGLRSLSESYECLDASRPWLCYWIVHSLELLDYPLSDDVIAQVAVFLSKCQCDTGGFAGGPGQSAHLAPTYAAINALCILGTEEAYKVINRNTLKSFLMKMRTAEGAFKMHEGGEVDIRGAYCAASVAKLTNIITEEMFDGTPEWIVRCQTYEGGFGGCPGMEAHGGYSFCGLAALTLLGHTKLCDIDRVLRWTANRQMRYEGGFQGRTNKLVDGCYSFWQGGAFPLMHMILSLSENKSLSAENWLCHQKALQEYILICCQHPGGGLIDKPGKNRDFYHTCYCLSGLSVAQHFAGGKLGHLTVVGHEENQLRPTHPVFNICVEAVVHSSLYFSKLPKV, from the coding sequence ATGGATCAGTCTTTTAGATGCATTTCGATAGATTCTGAAAAATTCAATGACAACAGCATTACCACCAACACTTCGGAAGAACAAAGTTCCGTAGAAGAATCTATTTCACAATTTTACAAGAATTTCAAATCACGAATAAGTTCCAAGGAAGAAATAGAACCAGCTGCTAACAGTCTCCCAAAATTAAACAGAGATCTCCATTTATCATACTTAAAGAAAGGTTTACGAAGTCTCTCCGAGTCATACGAATGTTTGGATGCCAGCAGACCTTGGCTTTGTTATTGGATAGTACATAGTCTTGAGCTGTTGGACTATCCCCTGTCTGATGATGTTATTGCTCAGGTTGCTGTGTTTTTATCCAAGTGTCAGTGTGATACAGGTGGCTTTGCTGGAGGTCCTGGTCAGTCTGCACACTTAGCACCTACTTATGCAGCCATAAATGCCCTGTGTATTCTAGGAACAGAGGAGGCATATAAGGTTATAAATAGAAATACCCTCAAATCATTCCTTATGAAAATGCGTACTGCTGAAGGTGCATTTAAAATGCATGAAGGTGGAGAAGTTGATATACGAGGAGCTTACTGTGCAGCAAGTGTTGCAAAACTAACGAACATTATAACTGAAGAAATGTTTGATGGAACTCCTGAATGGATTGTACGTTGTCAAACTTATGAAGGAGGATTTGGTGGGTGTCCAGGTATGGAAGCTCATGGAGGATATTCATTTTGTGGTCTAGCAGCTCTAACCTTATTAGGCCACACAAAACTTTGTGATATTGATAGAGTGCTTAGATGGACCGCTAATCGTCAAATGAGATATGAAGGTGGATTCCAAGGAAGAACCAATAAACTTGTTGATGGTTGTTATTCATTTTGGCAAGGAGGAGCATTTCCTTTGATGCACATGATTCTATCCTTATCAGAAAATAAGTCTCTCAGTGCAGAAAATTGGTTGTGCCATCAAAAAGCTTTGCAAGAgtatattttaatatgttgtcaGCATCCAGGAGGTGGATTGATTGACAAACCGGGCAAGAACAGAGACTTTTATCATACATGCTATTGCCTGAGTGGTTTGTCGGTAGCACAACATTTCGCAGGAGGAAAGCTCGGCCATCTGACTGTTGTTGGACATGAAGAGAACCAGTTGCGACCTACTCACCCTGTGTTTAACATTTGTGTAGAAGCTGTAGTTCACTCTTCTCTGTATTTTAGCAAACTTCCGAAAGTTTGA
- the LOC139514930 gene encoding uncharacterized protein — translation MEAQNISQVCNSYFDAWKSLCNNKTTCKIESSCKQNVQLEFCCEDGVVLYDVLMNDPGASGKNFKCSCNCTKNNRRENITNNRQLTDMSCSCKCEDRNVPYLQINSRELSERLEELRENLTIPKHQTSRYRRTKTSMSDHRMSSSTIGVFGVIILTVVFGSILIIDIPRLQRFIQTILLRIY, via the exons ATGGAAGCACAGAACATAAGCCAAGTCTGCAACAGTTATTTTGATGCATGGAAATCATTGTGCAATAAcaaaacaacatgtaaaataGAAAGTTCCTGTAAACAAAACGTTCAATTGGAATTCTGTTGTGAAG ACGGAGTGGTATTGTACGATGTTTTGATGAATGACCCTGGAGCCTCTGGTAAAA ATTTCAAATGTTCGTGTAACTGCACAAAAAACAACAGAAGAGAGAATATCACAAACAATAGACAGCTTACAG ACATGTCATGTTCATGTAAGTGTGAAGATAGAAATGTTCCATATCTCCAGATCAATTCTAGAGAGTTGTCAGAAAGGCTTGAAGAACTGAGAGAAAACTTAACCATACCCAAACACCAAACAAGCC GTTACAGAAGAACGAAGACTAGTATGTCTGATCATCGGATGTCGTCTTCTACTATTGGAGTGTTCGGGGTCATCATCTTGACAGTAGTTTTCGGTAGCATTCTTATTATCGATATCCCGAGATTGCAAAGATTCATACAGACAATTTTACTtcgtatatattaa